In Nitrospirota bacterium, a single window of DNA contains:
- the aspS gene encoding aspartate--tRNA ligase — protein MFRTKGCGRLTSEDIGTEVNLSGWVFRSRDHGGLIFADLRDRSGIVQLVFSPDVSAETHESAHQLRGEYVISVTGEVRKRPEGTENPDIPTGMVEIYVKTLTILNRCEPLPFTIEEAKDASESLRLRYRYLDLRRPEMMQNLITRHKACKLIRDYLDGEGFLEIETPVLTKSTPEGARDYLVPSRTNPGAFFALPQSPQLFKQILMIAGADRYFQIVRCFRDEDLRADRQPEFTQVDLEMSFVEADDVMGLVEGLLKRLFKEINGEDIVTPIVRMTYGYAMETYGSDKPDLRFGLPLVDMANEALQSDFKVFLDVLNSGGRVKAILGKGMAGLSRKEVDVLTSEVQSYGAKGLAWIKVKDGFESPIAKFFKEDTMRAMADKLQAAPGDMMLFVADNGKTVNEVLGRLRLETAKRANIIENKNRFVWVTDFPLFEYNTDENRFVAIHHPFTSPSDADIEAIMTTGATDLSGIKSKAYDIVLNGSEIGGGSIRIHSPELQKKIFEMIGIGSEEATERFGFLLDALKHGAPPHGGLALGLDRLIMIMVGATSIRDVIAFPKTQKAVCPLSGAPSEVDKKQLRDLYIKVNIPEKVVEK, from the coding sequence ATGTTTAGGACTAAGGGATGCGGGAGGCTGACATCGGAGGACATTGGGACAGAGGTAAACCTAAGCGGATGGGTGTTTAGGAGCCGTGACCACGGAGGTCTTATATTTGCTGATTTACGGGACAGAAGCGGCATAGTGCAGTTGGTCTTTAGCCCTGACGTAAGTGCGGAAACGCATGAGTCGGCGCATCAGCTTAGAGGCGAATATGTGATTTCAGTAACCGGCGAGGTTAGAAAAAGACCTGAGGGTACGGAAAATCCTGACATTCCAACCGGAATGGTGGAAATTTACGTAAAGACACTTACCATCCTAAACAGGTGTGAACCGCTTCCCTTTACCATTGAGGAGGCCAAAGATGCCTCGGAGTCGCTACGGCTTCGGTACAGATACCTTGACCTGAGAAGGCCGGAGATGATGCAAAATCTGATAACGCGCCACAAGGCCTGTAAACTAATCCGTGATTATCTGGACGGTGAGGGATTTCTTGAGATAGAAACTCCGGTGTTAACAAAATCCACGCCTGAGGGCGCACGAGATTACCTTGTGCCAAGTAGGACTAATCCCGGAGCGTTTTTTGCTCTCCCTCAGTCCCCTCAGTTGTTTAAACAGATACTTATGATAGCTGGAGCAGACAGGTATTTTCAGATTGTCAGGTGTTTCAGGGATGAGGACTTAAGAGCCGACCGTCAGCCTGAATTCACACAGGTTGACCTTGAGATGTCATTTGTTGAGGCGGATGACGTGATGGGGCTTGTTGAGGGCCTGCTAAAGAGGTTATTTAAGGAAATAAACGGCGAGGATATAGTAACGCCAATTGTGCGTATGACTTACGGCTATGCAATGGAAACATATGGCAGTGATAAGCCTGATTTGAGATTTGGGCTGCCGCTTGTGGATATGGCTAATGAGGCGTTACAGAGCGACTTTAAGGTCTTTCTTGATGTATTAAACTCAGGTGGCAGGGTAAAAGCAATACTGGGAAAAGGAATGGCCGGGCTTTCCCGCAAAGAGGTGGATGTGTTGACCTCTGAGGTGCAGTCCTATGGAGCTAAGGGACTGGCATGGATAAAAGTTAAGGACGGGTTTGAGTCCCCGATAGCCAAGTTTTTTAAAGAGGACACCATGCGCGCTATGGCTGACAAACTTCAGGCCGCCCCAGGGGATATGATGCTCTTTGTGGCAGATAATGGAAAAACGGTAAATGAAGTTTTAGGCCGGCTGCGGCTTGAAACAGCAAAGCGCGCCAACATAATAGAAAATAAGAATCGCTTTGTATGGGTAACGGACTTTCCGCTTTTTGAATACAACACGGACGAAAACCGTTTTGTAGCAATCCATCATCCGTTTACATCACCCTCTGATGCCGATATTGAGGCAATAATGACAACCGGAGCCACTGATTTATCAGGCATTAAATCAAAGGCATACGATATAGTGTTAAATGGTTCGGAAATTGGAGGCGGCAGCATTCGTATTCATAGTCCGGAGCTTCAGAAAAAGATATTTGAAATGATAGGAATCGGCTCTGAGGAGGCCACAGAGAGATTTGGATTTCTTCTTGACGCTCTAAAGCACGGAGCACCGCCGCATGGCGGCCTTGCCCTTGGCCTTGACAGGCTGATAATGATAATGGTCGGAGCAACGTCTATCAGAGACGTGATAGCATTCCCAAAGACTCAAAAAGCAGTCTGCCCGCTAAGCGGCGCTCCATCCGAGGTTGATAAAAAGCAGCTACGTGATCTCTATATAAAGGTCAACATACCGGAGAAAGTTGTGGAAAAGTAA
- a CDS encoding pseudouridine synthase: MEERIQKIISSLGITSRRKAEEMIEEGRVTLNGKVVKLGDKADLSSDHIKLDGKLLHAGNAAEKVYAKFYKPRQVMTTLEDPEGRRTILKFIEGIGARVYPVGRLDYDSEGLLLLTNDGELTHRVLHPSKKIPKRYHVKVKGEFSDAVMEKLRKGVMLEDGMTAPSEVRRLKDTDTESNTWIEITLFEGRKRQIRRMLQQLKHPVAKLKRVAINGIKLGSLKPGQWSLLTPKELKSLFDETGNPDKQAQQPPPSEKADKPSEKKTSSFERPWRPTDRRASHFEKAEKPAEKKPFSFDKTGKSKERPFSKDRPFSFDKTGTAKPSETKHRTDTERKPKKPKMTFVKIDTIDTGKRRVRRKTRDV; encoded by the coding sequence ATGGAAGAACGAATTCAAAAAATAATATCCTCGCTTGGCATAACCTCACGGAGAAAAGCGGAGGAAATGATTGAAGAGGGCCGTGTAACGTTAAACGGCAAGGTTGTAAAATTGGGAGATAAGGCGGACTTATCTTCTGACCACATAAAACTTGACGGCAAACTCTTACACGCTGGCAATGCAGCAGAGAAGGTTTACGCTAAATTTTATAAACCCCGGCAGGTGATGACAACTCTTGAGGACCCTGAAGGCCGTCGCACGATTCTTAAATTTATTGAGGGCATCGGCGCAAGAGTGTATCCTGTAGGGCGGCTTGATTATGACTCTGAGGGGTTATTGCTTCTGACCAATGACGGAGAGCTTACGCACAGGGTGCTTCACCCGTCTAAAAAAATCCCTAAACGATATCATGTTAAAGTAAAAGGGGAGTTTTCTGATGCTGTAATGGAAAAGCTCCGAAAAGGCGTTATGCTTGAAGACGGAATGACAGCACCGTCTGAGGTAAGAAGGCTCAAGGACACCGACACGGAGTCTAACACGTGGATAGAGATAACCCTGTTTGAGGGCAGAAAGCGGCAGATAAGGAGAATGCTCCAGCAGCTCAAACACCCCGTGGCAAAACTAAAACGTGTCGCTATAAACGGCATTAAACTTGGCTCTCTGAAGCCCGGTCAATGGTCACTTCTTACGCCAAAAGAGTTAAAATCACTGTTTGATGAAACCGGAAATCCCGACAAACAAGCACAACAGCCGCCGCCTTCTGAGAAAGCAGATAAGCCATCTGAAAAGAAAACATCTTCCTTTGAAAGGCCATGGAGACCGACTGACAGGAGAGCATCTCATTTTGAGAAAGCAGAGAAACCGGCTGAGAAAAAACCATTTTCTTTTGATAAAACCGGTAAATCTAAAGAGAGACCATTTTCTAAGGACAGACCTTTCTCTTTTGACAAAACAGGTACTGCTAAACCATCTGAGACCAAACATAGGACGGATACAGAAAGAAAACCTAAAAAACCAAAAATGACTTTTGTAAAAATAGACACCATAGATACCGGAAAGAGACGAGTTAGGAGGAAAACCAGAGATGTTTAG